A genome region from Tachyglossus aculeatus isolate mTacAcu1 chromosome 15, mTacAcu1.pri, whole genome shotgun sequence includes the following:
- the S100G gene encoding protein S100-G, which yields MSGIKKSPEELKRIFEKYAAKEGDPDQLCKEEFKLLIQAEFPQLLKGPATLDALFQELDKNGDGEVSFDEFQVLVKKIAE from the exons ATGAGTGGAATTAAAAAATCCCCCGAGGAACTCAAGCGGATCTTTGAGAAATACGCGGCCAAGGAGGGGGATCCTGACCAGCTCTGCAAAGAGGAGTTTAAACTGTTGATACAGGCTGAATTTCCCCAATTATTAAAG ggCCCGGCCACTCTAGATGCCTTATTCCAAGAACTGGACAAAAACGGAGACGGAGAGGTCAGTTTTGATGAATTCCAGGTGCTCGTAAAAAAGATTGCCGAATGA